The following coding sequences lie in one bacterium genomic window:
- a CDS encoding helicase-related protein — MPQVFDNIDNHLLTALSEAMGLSERADFCVGYFNLRGWRLVDELVEKWQGGVGHCCRLLVGMQQMPQDQLRSVMSLLPGQDQIDQGTALVLKRRLAQDFRDQLMIGIPTNEDEAGLRRLANQITANKLVVKLFLRYPLHAKLYLLFRQDPINPKIGYLGSSNLTLAGLCKQGELNIDVLDHDACDKLAQWFEKRWNDRFCLDISKELVEIINSSWARPEPIPPYHIYVKMAYHLSQEARAGLTEFRIPSDFGDTLFEFQKAAVKIAAHHLNKRGGVMIGDVVGLGKTLMATALARIFEDDHGVETLIICPKNLVSMWEDYRQQYRLRAKVLSITNVQRELPDLPRYRLVLIDESHNLRNREGKRYRFIADYISSNDSRVILLSATPYNKTYIDLSNQLRLFIDEQEDIGVRPERLLRELGETEFIRRHQCPVRSLAAFEKSEYADDWRDLMRLYLVRRTRSFIQGNYAKLDPACNRKCLEFIDGTRSYFPTRVPKTVKFVINPGDKKDQYARLFADNVVNTVNHLALPRYGLGNYQKPTPHKPPAPDEAKILADLSRAGSHLKGFCRTNLFKRLESSGHAFILSLERHILRNYIFLHAIENDLLLPIGTQDIGLLDTWATDEDSDLWNPAGDEDDDSTSDPIRQVGQALTEDDFARRAAGVYNMYASHFRRRFKWLRADLFGNALAKDLRNDANALMSVLTLAGPWDPDRDEKLHALINLLAKQHPQDKVLIFTQFADTVNYLESQLKGRGIAAVAGVTGDSADPTAIACRFSPVSNNKRDKVSASDELRIVLATDVLSEGQNLQDCAIIVNYDLPWAIIRLIQRAGRVDRIGQKADSILCYSFLPADGVERIIRLRSRVRQRLRENAEVVGTDEAFFDDEKDDLPLIDIYNEKSGILDGDDDTEVDLASYAYQIWKNAIDQDPKLEKVITALPNVVYSTRPYQPTHDQPEGTLVYLRTTTGHDALAWIDKAGRSVTESQFAILKAAECLPDTPALPRHEQHHAMVAQGVKLIIETGKSVGGQLGRPSGARFRTYERLKTYTDNCKGILFSAMPELMKAIEDIYKYPLLQSAIDILNRQLKSGITNEALAELVISLRQDGRLCRVSEDEESTEPQVICSMGLAKPDGEN; from the coding sequence ATGCCCCAGGTATTTGATAACATCGATAATCATCTTCTGACTGCTCTTTCAGAAGCAATGGGATTGTCCGAACGGGCTGACTTTTGCGTTGGGTATTTTAATCTTCGAGGATGGCGGCTGGTTGATGAGCTGGTCGAGAAGTGGCAAGGCGGTGTCGGCCATTGCTGCAGGCTTCTGGTTGGTATGCAGCAGATGCCCCAGGATCAGCTTCGTTCTGTGATGAGTCTACTGCCAGGCCAGGATCAGATCGATCAAGGTACAGCTCTTGTACTGAAGAGAAGACTCGCCCAGGATTTCCGAGATCAGCTCATGATCGGCATTCCGACCAACGAGGATGAAGCAGGGCTCCGCCGGCTGGCTAACCAGATTACTGCTAACAAACTGGTGGTCAAGCTGTTCCTGCGGTACCCTCTTCACGCCAAATTATACCTGCTCTTTCGACAAGATCCCATCAACCCCAAAATCGGCTATCTGGGCAGCAGCAATCTTACCCTTGCGGGCTTATGCAAGCAGGGTGAGCTTAACATAGACGTGCTCGACCATGACGCCTGCGATAAGCTTGCCCAGTGGTTCGAGAAGCGATGGAATGACCGGTTTTGCCTGGACATTTCAAAGGAACTCGTCGAGATCATCAATAGCAGTTGGGCGCGTCCGGAGCCGATCCCGCCATATCATATCTATGTGAAAATGGCCTATCACCTTTCCCAGGAGGCACGCGCCGGACTGACTGAATTCCGCATCCCCAGTGACTTTGGCGATACCCTGTTCGAGTTCCAGAAGGCTGCGGTGAAGATCGCCGCCCATCACCTGAATAAACGTGGGGGTGTCATGATCGGCGATGTTGTGGGGCTTGGGAAAACATTAATGGCTACCGCGCTCGCCCGCATCTTCGAGGATGACCACGGAGTGGAGACATTGATCATCTGTCCCAAAAACCTTGTTTCGATGTGGGAGGATTACCGTCAGCAGTATCGACTTCGTGCCAAGGTATTATCGATTACCAATGTTCAACGGGAGTTGCCCGATCTGCCCCGTTACCGGCTTGTACTCATTGACGAGAGCCATAACCTCCGCAATCGCGAAGGCAAACGATACCGCTTTATTGCGGATTACATCAGCTCTAATGACAGCCGGGTGATATTGCTGTCCGCCACGCCCTACAATAAGACGTATATCGACCTCTCGAATCAGCTCCGCCTCTTTATCGACGAGCAGGAGGACATCGGTGTTCGGCCTGAGCGGTTGCTTCGTGAACTTGGAGAGACGGAGTTTATCCGTCGCCACCAGTGTCCCGTGAGGTCACTGGCAGCATTCGAGAAGAGCGAGTATGCCGATGACTGGCGTGACCTGATGAGGTTATACCTCGTACGCCGCACCCGCAGCTTTATCCAGGGAAACTACGCAAAACTCGATCCGGCCTGCAATCGCAAGTGTCTCGAATTCATCGACGGCACCAGATCATATTTCCCGACCCGTGTCCCTAAAACTGTCAAGTTCGTGATCAATCCAGGAGATAAAAAAGATCAGTACGCCCGCCTTTTTGCAGATAATGTAGTAAATACAGTCAACCATCTCGCTTTGCCCCGGTACGGTTTGGGCAATTACCAGAAACCTACTCCCCACAAACCGCCAGCACCGGATGAAGCTAAAATACTGGCTGACCTTTCACGGGCTGGTTCACACCTCAAAGGATTCTGCCGCACCAACCTTTTCAAACGGCTGGAGAGCAGCGGCCATGCCTTCATTCTGTCTTTGGAACGGCATATTCTCCGTAACTACATCTTCCTGCATGCCATCGAGAATGACCTGCTGCTGCCTATCGGTACTCAGGACATCGGGCTTCTCGACACTTGGGCCACTGATGAAGACAGTGATTTGTGGAATCCGGCTGGCGATGAGGATGACGACAGCACAAGTGACCCGATCCGCCAGGTCGGCCAAGCGCTCACCGAGGATGACTTTGCCCGGCGTGCCGCCGGGGTTTACAATATGTATGCATCGCATTTCCGGAGGCGTTTCAAGTGGCTGCGGGCAGATCTCTTTGGCAATGCATTGGCTAAGGATCTCCGCAATGATGCCAATGCACTGATGAGCGTTTTGACTTTAGCCGGGCCGTGGGACCCTGACCGGGATGAGAAACTCCATGCGCTTATAAACCTGCTGGCAAAGCAACATCCACAAGATAAGGTTCTTATCTTCACCCAATTCGCTGACACAGTGAATTACCTCGAGAGCCAGCTCAAAGGCCGTGGAATTGCCGCAGTTGCGGGTGTCACGGGCGATAGCGCTGACCCCACGGCCATCGCCTGCCGGTTTAGCCCCGTTAGCAACAATAAGCGCGATAAGGTCTCGGCCAGCGATGAACTTCGCATCGTGCTGGCGACCGACGTTTTGAGCGAAGGACAGAACCTCCAGGATTGCGCCATCATTGTCAATTACGATCTGCCCTGGGCTATTATCCGCCTGATCCAGCGCGCTGGCCGCGTAGACCGTATCGGGCAAAAGGCTGACAGCATCCTCTGCTATTCCTTTCTGCCTGCTGATGGAGTTGAGCGCATTATTCGCCTTCGCAGCCGCGTACGTCAGCGCCTGCGGGAGAACGCCGAGGTTGTCGGTACAGACGAGGCGTTTTTCGATGATGAAAAGGATGACCTCCCGTTAATCGATATCTACAATGAAAAGTCCGGCATTCTGGACGGCGATGATGATACTGAAGTGGACCTGGCCTCCTATGCCTACCAGATATGGAAGAACGCCATTGATCAGGACCCGAAACTGGAAAAGGTCATCACGGCTTTGCCGAATGTGGTCTACTCCACCCGGCCTTACCAGCCTACTCATGACCAGCCGGAAGGAACGCTGGTTTATCTGCGAACCACAACAGGCCATGACGCTCTGGCATGGATTGACAAGGCAGGCAGGAGTGTCACCGAATCACAGTTCGCCATTCTGAAAGCAGCCGAATGCCTGCCGGATACACCAGCACTGCCCCGCCATGAGCAGCACCATGCTATGGTCGCCCAGGGCGTGAAACTGATCATCGAGACAGGGAAATCCGTGGGCGGTCAGCTTGGTCGGCCATCCGGCGCGAGGTTTCGCACCTACGAGCGGCTCAAAACCTATACGGACAACTGCAAGGGCATACTTTTTTCTGCCATGCCCGAACTGATGAAAGCCATTGAAGACATTTATAAGTACCCGTTGCTCCAATCAGCCATCGACATACTAAACCGACAACTCAAGAGCGGTATCACCAATGAGGCACTGGCCGAACTGGTGATTTCACTCCGCCAGGATGGTCGCCTGTGCCGGGTTTCAGAAGATGAAGAGTCGACCGAACCGCAGGTCATCTGTTCGATGGGCTTGGCTAAACCTGATGGAGAGAACTAA